The genome window CCAGTAGCTTTTTCAATTTCTTCCTCGGCATGTTGACCTTCCTCTGGATTAGAAATACTAGCTAGCTTCTCTTCTTCAGGTGTTGTCGCAGTATCAACAATTTCTTCCTTGTCCTTCTGCACTGCGCTGTATAACTTATAACCACCAGCTAAATTCTTAACATTTTTAAAGCCATTCTGCATTAAAATTCTAGCTCCAATGTAACCTCGCAATCCTACAGCACAATAAATAATTATCTCCCTATTTTTATCTAATTCATCTAATCTATCCCTTAAACTATTTAATGGAATATTAATAGAACCTTCTATTGTTCCTAACTGAACTTCTACTTCCTCTCTAACATCTAATAAAATAACATCATTATCTAAATCCTCAATTTCATTCCAGTGAATAACATCTACTTTATTATTTAAAATATTACCAGCAGCAAAACCAGCCATATTAACTGGATCTTTCGCTGAACCAAATGGAGGAGCATAAGCTAAATCTAAGTCCTGTAAATCAAAAACAGTCTTCTCAAATCTAATTGCAGTAGCTAGTACATCAATTCGTTTATCTACTCCATCATAACCTACAATTTGAGCCCCTAATAACTTACCTTCATCAGGAGTAAATAAAATCTTAATAGTCATTGGAACTGCTCCAGGATAGTAGCCAGCATGATTCTTCTTATTAATATAAGTTACTTCATAATCTATATCTGCTTCTTTAAGCTGTTTTTCATTATTCCCAGTTCCAGCAATCGTTAAATCAAAGACCTTAGCAATGGCAGTCCCTTGACTTCCTTGAAACTTCTCTAAATTTCCTGTTAAATTATTAGCTACAATTCTTCCTTGCTTATTAGCCGGACCAGCTAAAGGAATATGAGCTGGCTTGCCAGTTACAGCATCAGTAACTTCAATTGCATCTCCAACAGCATAAATATCAGGATCAGAAGTCTGCAAATAATCATTAACCTTGATTCCACCAGTCTCACCAATTTCTAGACCAGCATCCTTAGCCAATTCAGTACTAGGACTAACTCCAGCAGACATAATAACTAAATCAGTACTCAACTCTTCGCCATTTCCTAAACTAACTTTCTTCTTTTCCTTTTGATCAGCAAAACCAGCTACTCCATTATCTAAATAAAGATCAATTCCTTTCATTCTTAAATGATTATGCACATGAGCAGCCATTTCTCTATCAATTGGCCCTAATACTTGGGGAGCTAACTCTACTAAAGAAACATCAAGTCCTCGTTCATGTAAGTTTTCAGCCATTTCTACACCAATATATCCACCACCAACTACTACAGCACTCTCTGGCTCTTTTTGATCAACATATCCCTTAATTTCATC of Sporohalobacter salinus contains these proteins:
- a CDS encoding FAD-dependent oxidoreductase, with amino-acid sequence MGNKVLIIGGVAGGASTAARLRRMDEEAEIIIFERGEHISFANCGLPYHIGEVIEQREKLLVQTPEAMEARFNIDVRIKNEVVGIDRNNKELEVKDLNSCETYRETYDYVVLSPGAEPINPPVPGINGDRIFTLRNIPDVDEIKGYVDQKEPESAVVVGGGYIGVEMAENLHERGLDVSLVELAPQVLGPIDREMAAHVHNHLRMKGIDLYLDNGVAGFADQKEKKKVSLGNGEELSTDLVIMSAGVSPSTELAKDAGLEIGETGGIKVNDYLQTSDPDIYAVGDAIEVTDAVTGKPAHIPLAGPANKQGRIVANNLTGNLEKFQGSQGTAIAKVFDLTIAGTGNNEKQLKEADIDYEVTYINKKNHAGYYPGAVPMTIKILFTPDEGKLLGAQIVGYDGVDKRIDVLATAIRFEKTVFDLQDLDLAYAPPFGSAKDPVNMAGFAAGNILNNKVDVIHWNEIEDLDNDVILLDVREEVEVQLGTIEGSINIPLNSLRDRLDELDKNREIIIYCAVGLRGYIGARILMQNGFKNVKNLAGGYKLYSAVQKDKEEIVDTATTPEEEKLASISNPEEGQHAEEEIEKATGTGERVELDACGLQCPGPIMQVAEKIEELSDGDVLEVTATDPGFTSDIEAWCQSTGNTLLTTDSEDNKFTAEIKKGQVKEPLANTNAPTKNGTTMVVFSGDLDKAIASFIIANGAASMGKDVTLFFTFWGLNVLRKKQDVNVEKGMMDKMFGKMMPQGSEELPLSNMNMFGMGPKMIRKVMKDKGVDSLEELMKQAQENGVNIVACQMSMDVMGIQKEELIDGVEVGGVATFLNSADQSNMNLFI